The following are encoded together in the Haloarcula rubripromontorii genome:
- a CDS encoding tRNA sulfurtransferase produces MHPPDADSVLVRHGELGVKSDQVRRKMEHQLADNLRAMLDARDLSGDIDQRRNRLFIHTDHPEGVTAAAADTFGVTSASAVTTTDATLSAIADALATTAREQYDGGTFAVEARRAGPPAAHPFSSSDIESTGGTAVGETIAGLGGEPVVDLDDPDFELFVECRADKAYVFCEQRAGPGGLPLGTQRPVVALVSGGIDSPVAAWKLMKRGAPVIPVYVDLGDYGGPDHRARAVSTVKTLASYAPGHGLSLNVVDAGDVVADLTQNYGSLRMLVLRRFMLTVAETIAHDCDAVGIVTGEAIGQKSSQTSANIAVTDAVTTLPVYRPNLTVDKSEITNHARTIGTFEDSTIDTGCNRVAPSHPETNASLEAVRAAEPDDLFERAKICAQDRAVVPIES; encoded by the coding sequence ATGCATCCCCCAGACGCCGACAGCGTACTCGTCCGCCACGGCGAGCTCGGCGTCAAAAGCGACCAGGTCCGTCGGAAGATGGAACACCAACTGGCGGACAACCTCCGTGCGATGCTCGACGCCCGCGACCTGTCGGGAGATATCGACCAGCGGCGGAACCGACTGTTCATCCACACCGATCACCCAGAGGGCGTGACTGCGGCCGCGGCCGACACGTTCGGCGTCACCTCCGCATCGGCAGTCACGACGACCGACGCGACGCTATCCGCAATCGCAGACGCACTGGCCACGACCGCGCGCGAGCAGTACGACGGTGGCACATTTGCCGTTGAGGCCCGCCGGGCGGGGCCACCAGCGGCACATCCCTTTTCCAGTTCCGACATTGAGTCTACCGGCGGGACCGCTGTCGGGGAGACAATAGCGGGACTGGGCGGCGAGCCCGTTGTCGACCTCGACGACCCCGATTTCGAGCTGTTCGTCGAGTGCCGCGCCGACAAGGCGTACGTCTTCTGCGAGCAACGTGCCGGCCCGGGCGGCCTCCCACTCGGAACCCAGCGACCCGTCGTCGCGCTCGTCAGCGGCGGCATCGACTCGCCCGTCGCCGCGTGGAAGCTGATGAAACGCGGCGCGCCCGTGATTCCGGTCTACGTCGACCTCGGTGACTACGGCGGCCCCGACCATCGGGCGCGAGCCGTTTCGACTGTCAAAACACTCGCTTCGTACGCCCCCGGACACGGTCTGTCCCTCAACGTCGTTGACGCCGGTGATGTCGTCGCCGACCTCACTCAAAATTACGGCTCGCTCCGAATGCTCGTTCTCCGCCGGTTTATGCTCACAGTCGCTGAGACTATCGCACACGACTGCGACGCTGTCGGCATCGTCACCGGCGAAGCTATCGGGCAGAAGTCCAGCCAGACGAGCGCGAACATCGCAGTCACCGATGCTGTGACCACGCTCCCGGTGTACCGACCGAACCTCACTGTCGATAAGTCCGAAATAACCAATCACGCGCGAACCATCGGGACCTTTGAAGACTCGACAATCGACACCGGTTGCAACCGTGTCGCGCCATCGCACCCGGAAACCAATGCCTCGCTGGAAGCGGTTCGAGCAGCCGAGCCCGACGACCTGTTCGAGCGCGCCAAGATCTGTGCGCAGGACCGCGCTGTCGTCCCCATCGAAAGCTAA
- a CDS encoding DUF5804 family protein, with protein MTQVCLVGNEDVNLRYELLSRETARNALATYDLREPFVNTVAVDTVSLGAAVALLNDLNWYLVRFADGAFVRDPSISETEWLSRNLAAAIRDDDVAPEETGRFLKVYGIVESAKTSDADNEATSEGASPPDTQATEANSPPELVEPMLLTRTGDTIPEYDLQAVDETLIVRVTESEFGA; from the coding sequence ATGACGCAGGTCTGTCTCGTTGGGAACGAAGACGTGAACCTTCGATACGAACTCCTCTCTCGCGAGACCGCGCGGAACGCACTCGCCACCTACGACCTGCGGGAACCGTTCGTGAATACTGTCGCCGTCGACACCGTGAGCCTCGGGGCGGCAGTGGCACTGCTCAACGATCTGAACTGGTATCTCGTCCGCTTCGCCGACGGCGCGTTCGTCCGTGACCCGTCGATTAGCGAGACGGAGTGGCTTTCCCGGAACCTCGCCGCGGCTATCCGCGACGACGATGTCGCGCCCGAGGAGACCGGTCGGTTTCTCAAGGTGTACGGTATCGTCGAGTCGGCCAAGACAAGCGATGCTGATAACGAAGCCACGTCGGAAGGAGCGTCTCCGCCTGACACACAGGCGACGGAAGCCAACAGCCCACCGGAACTGGTCGAACCAATGCTCCTGACGCGGACTGGCGATACAATTCCTGAGTACGATCTCCAAGCCGTGGACGAAACGCTCATCGTCAGAGTGACCGAGTCTGAATTCGGGGCCTGA
- a CDS encoding PLP-dependent cysteine synthase family protein — protein MKDSVLDTIGSPLVSVRAPEGATVAAKIESFNPGGSAKDRPAKYMIDDAEQNGALEPGDTLVEPTSGNTGIGMAMVGATKGYDVVLVMPSSKSPERRQIMKAYGAEIELVEGDISDAKDRADELCERDDYVQLRQFENPANPTAHYETTGREILEQVGDRTVDALVAGVGTGGTLTGTGRRLCEAFPEMDIVAVEPADNAVLSGMDPGAGEDSFQGMGPGFVSDNLDTDLLDDVLTVELPDAEDECRRLAHEEGILVGQSSGASNLAAREVAERLVADGVDDPLVVTVYWDSGERYMSTGMFD, from the coding sequence ATGAAAGACTCTGTTCTCGATACAATCGGGTCCCCGCTGGTCTCGGTTCGTGCACCGGAGGGGGCAACCGTTGCAGCGAAGATCGAGTCGTTCAACCCTGGCGGGTCCGCGAAGGACCGGCCGGCTAAGTACATGATCGACGACGCCGAGCAAAACGGGGCACTCGAACCGGGTGATACGCTCGTCGAACCGACGAGTGGGAACACCGGCATCGGGATGGCGATGGTCGGGGCAACAAAGGGGTACGACGTGGTGCTGGTGATGCCGTCCTCAAAGTCGCCGGAGCGCCGCCAGATCATGAAGGCGTACGGGGCGGAGATTGAGCTTGTCGAGGGGGACATCTCCGACGCGAAAGATCGTGCGGACGAGTTGTGTGAGCGCGATGACTACGTCCAGCTCCGGCAGTTCGAGAATCCGGCGAACCCGACAGCACACTACGAGACGACAGGTAGGGAAATACTCGAACAGGTGGGCGACCGGACCGTCGACGCCTTAGTAGCGGGCGTCGGGACCGGTGGGACACTCACTGGCACCGGCCGTCGACTCTGCGAGGCGTTCCCCGAGATGGACATCGTCGCGGTCGAGCCAGCGGACAACGCTGTTCTTTCGGGCATGGACCCGGGTGCTGGCGAGGATAGCTTCCAGGGGATGGGGCCGGGATTTGTCAGCGACAATTTAGACACTGATCTGCTGGACGACGTGCTGACGGTCGAACTCCCGGATGCGGAAGACGAGTGCAGACGACTCGCCCACGAGGAGGGTATCCTCGTCGGACAGTCCTCGGGCGCGTCGAACCTCGCCGCGAGAGAGGTCGCTGAGCGACTCGTCGCGGACGGCGTCGACGACCCGCTCGTGGTCACAGTCTACTGGGACAGCGGGGAGCGGTACATGTCGACCGGGATGTTCGACTGA
- a CDS encoding CopG family ribbon-helix-helix protein has protein sequence MGVVSISMPDELEERIDTFADEHGYTGRSEVVREAVRNLMGEFEDKRLEDRELMAVVTVLFDYETTTVEEKMMHLRHDHESIVASNFHSHVGDRYCMELFVLEGQLEDISAFVGKVRATKDTLSVDYSVLPVDDINMFS, from the coding sequence ATGGGCGTTGTAAGTATCTCGATGCCGGACGAACTGGAGGAGCGAATCGACACGTTTGCAGACGAACATGGGTACACGGGTCGCAGCGAAGTAGTTCGTGAAGCGGTCCGGAATCTGATGGGGGAGTTCGAGGACAAGCGACTGGAGGATCGTGAACTGATGGCGGTGGTCACTGTGTTGTTCGATTACGAGACGACCACGGTTGAGGAGAAGATGATGCATCTCCGCCACGACCACGAGTCAATCGTTGCGTCGAACTTCCACAGCCACGTCGGCGACCGGTACTGCATGGAACTGTTCGTGTTGGAGGGGCAACTAGAGGACATTTCCGCGTTTGTCGGCAAAGTTCGGGCCACGAAGGACACGCTATCGGTCGATTACTCGGTGCTACCGGTCGACGATATCAACATGTTCTCGTGA